Proteins encoded in a region of the Ancylobacter sp. SL191 genome:
- a CDS encoding glutathione S-transferase — MPPASKAAATKTTGSKTTGARSAAKARPAKAAAASAPVAAPAAVLTISSKNYSSWSLRGYLLCRMAGLEISEARVSADDPSIRAELLLQSSSFLVPRLDHEGLRIWDTLAIAEYLNELTPEAGLLPRDRAARAHCRAISGEMHSGFANLRSALPMNLKARHPGFKVWAGVQGDIARILAIWSECLSTYGGPYLFGAAPTVADAMYAPVCTRFHTYDVALPPDAAAYCRTMLDFAPLRDWTAEALVEPDEMEELDVEF, encoded by the coding sequence ATGCCGCCCGCCTCCAAAGCCGCCGCCACCAAGACCACCGGAAGCAAGACCACCGGCGCCAGAAGCGCCGCGAAAGCCCGGCCGGCCAAGGCTGCGGCGGCGTCGGCGCCGGTCGCCGCGCCGGCGGCGGTGCTCACCATTTCCAGCAAGAACTACTCGTCATGGTCGCTGCGCGGCTACCTGCTCTGCCGCATGGCGGGACTGGAGATATCCGAGGCCCGCGTCTCGGCGGATGATCCCAGCATCCGCGCCGAGCTGCTGCTGCAATCCTCGTCCTTCCTCGTGCCCCGGCTCGATCATGAGGGGCTGCGCATCTGGGACACGCTGGCCATCGCCGAATATCTCAACGAGCTCACCCCCGAGGCCGGGCTTCTGCCTAGGGATCGCGCAGCGCGGGCCCATTGCCGCGCCATTTCCGGCGAAATGCATTCGGGCTTCGCCAATCTGCGCTCGGCCCTGCCGATGAATCTCAAAGCGCGCCACCCCGGCTTCAAGGTCTGGGCGGGGGTGCAGGGCGACATTGCGCGCATCCTCGCCATCTGGAGCGAGTGCCTCTCAACCTATGGCGGGCCGTACCTCTTCGGCGCCGCCCCGACGGTTGCGGATGCGATGTACGCCCCGGTCTGCACGCGCTTTCACACCTATGACGTGGCGCTGCCGCCGGACGCCGCGGCCTATTGCCGGACCATGCTCGATTTCGCCCCGCTGCGGGACTGGACCGCCGAGGCGCTGGTGGAACCGGACGAGATGGAGGAGCTCGACGTCGAGTTCTGA
- a CDS encoding polyhydroxyalkanoate depolymerase, whose product MIYAAYQAQSDLLDPVRLAARMSRRFLDTTLGGVGLADTALLRNLTAALEMVERTGLSHARPSFGIDTVSVGNREVEVREEVALDLPFGRLIHFAKDIDQPQPRLLVVAPLSGHFATLLQDTVKTLLPENDVYITDWTNARDVPLKVGSFGFDEYVAHVIRFLETIGPGAHALAVCQPCVQVLTAAAVMAQEDNPAQPLSITLMAGPVDTRVNPTKVNELATSKPLDWFEKNLIATVPPGFAGAGRRVYPGFIQVGAFMSMNMERHVKAHVELFENLAMGEHDKARTAKAFYDEYFAVLDLSAEFYLETIRIVFQEHDLPRGVLTYRGDPIDFRAIRRTALLTVEGERDDICAVGQTVAAQDICTSLRPHLRRHHLQAGVGHYGVFSGRRWKGQVYPLVRNHILAADA is encoded by the coding sequence ATGATCTACGCCGCCTATCAGGCCCAGTCCGATCTGCTGGATCCGGTGCGGCTGGCCGCCCGGATGTCGCGCCGCTTTCTCGACACCACGCTGGGCGGCGTCGGCCTCGCCGACACGGCACTGCTGCGCAACCTCACCGCCGCGCTGGAAATGGTGGAGCGCACCGGCCTCAGCCATGCCCGCCCGTCCTTCGGCATCGACACGGTGAGCGTCGGCAACCGCGAGGTCGAGGTGCGCGAGGAGGTGGCGCTCGACCTGCCCTTCGGCCGGCTGATCCATTTCGCCAAGGACATCGACCAGCCGCAGCCGCGCCTTCTGGTGGTGGCCCCGCTCTCCGGCCATTTCGCCACGCTGCTGCAGGACACGGTGAAGACCCTGCTGCCGGAGAACGACGTCTACATCACCGACTGGACCAATGCGCGCGACGTGCCGCTGAAGGTCGGCTCCTTCGGCTTCGACGAATATGTCGCCCATGTCATCCGCTTCCTGGAGACCATCGGGCCGGGGGCGCACGCGCTCGCCGTGTGCCAGCCCTGCGTGCAGGTGCTCACCGCCGCCGCCGTCATGGCGCAGGAGGACAACCCGGCCCAGCCGCTGTCCATCACGCTGATGGCCGGGCCGGTGGATACGCGCGTCAACCCGACCAAGGTGAACGAGCTCGCCACCTCCAAGCCCCTCGACTGGTTCGAGAAGAACCTCATCGCCACCGTGCCGCCAGGCTTTGCCGGCGCCGGGCGGCGGGTCTATCCCGGCTTCATCCAGGTCGGCGCCTTCATGTCGATGAACATGGAGCGCCATGTGAAGGCGCATGTGGAGCTGTTCGAGAACCTCGCCATGGGCGAGCACGACAAGGCGCGCACCGCCAAGGCGTTCTATGACGAGTATTTCGCCGTGCTCGACCTCTCCGCCGAATTCTATCTTGAAACCATCCGCATCGTCTTCCAGGAGCACGATCTGCCGCGCGGCGTGCTGACCTATCGCGGCGACCCGATCGACTTCCGCGCCATCCGCCGCACCGCGCTGCTGACCGTGGAAGGCGAGCGCGACGACATCTGCGCGGTGGGCCAGACGGTGGCCGCGCAGGACATCTGCACCAGCCTGCGCCCGCATCTGCGCCGCCACCATCTGCAAGCCGGCGTCGGCCATTACGGCGTCTTCTCCGGCCGCCGCTGGAAGGGCCAAGTCTACCCGCTCGTGCGCAACCACATTCTGGCCGCGGATGCGTGA
- a CDS encoding homospermidine synthase: MSVWPVYGKIDGPIVMIGFGSIGRGTLPLLERHFDFDKECLTVIDPVDDHRNLLDERGIRFLQLAITRENYREVLGPLLTAGGRGFVINLSVDTGSVDLMNFARECGALYLDTVVEPWLGFYFDKDATPASRSNYALRESMLKAKRANPGGPTAVSCCGANPGMVSWFVKQALVDVATETGLDFEEPTTREGWAALMHRAGVKGIHIAERDTQRARDPRDFGTFVNTWSVEGFISEGLQPAELGWGTHEGWMPPNGFTHNFGSGAAIYLMQPGAATKVRTWCPSLGAQHGFLVTHNESISIADYFTVRNGAQVAYRPTCHYAYHPCNDALLSWHEMFGNEGKFSGEWSILTEHEIVDGRDELGVLLYGHARNAYWYGSQLTIEEARALAPYQTATGLQVTSSVLAGMVWALENPEAGIVETDEMDYRRCLEIQKPYLGTVKGYYTDWNPLVGRPGLFPEDIDESDPWQFRNVLVR, from the coding sequence ATGTCGGTATGGCCGGTCTATGGAAAAATCGATGGTCCCATCGTGATGATCGGCTTCGGCTCGATCGGCCGAGGCACGCTGCCGCTGCTGGAGCGGCATTTCGATTTCGACAAGGAATGCCTCACCGTCATCGACCCGGTGGACGATCATCGCAACCTGCTCGATGAGCGCGGCATCCGCTTCCTGCAGCTCGCCATCACCCGTGAAAACTACCGCGAGGTGCTCGGTCCCCTGCTGACCGCCGGCGGGCGCGGCTTCGTCATCAACCTGTCGGTCGATACCGGCTCGGTCGACCTGATGAATTTCGCCCGCGAATGTGGCGCGCTCTATCTCGACACGGTGGTCGAGCCCTGGCTCGGCTTCTATTTCGACAAGGACGCCACCCCCGCCAGCCGCTCGAACTATGCGCTGCGCGAATCCATGCTCAAGGCCAAGCGCGCCAATCCGGGCGGGCCGACCGCGGTTTCCTGCTGCGGCGCCAATCCCGGCATGGTGTCCTGGTTCGTCAAGCAGGCGCTGGTCGACGTCGCCACCGAGACCGGGCTCGATTTCGAGGAGCCGACCACGCGCGAGGGCTGGGCGGCGCTGATGCACCGCGCCGGCGTCAAGGGCATCCACATCGCCGAGCGCGACACCCAGCGCGCGCGCGATCCGCGCGATTTCGGCACCTTCGTCAACACCTGGTCGGTCGAGGGATTCATCTCCGAAGGGCTGCAGCCGGCCGAACTCGGCTGGGGCACCCATGAAGGCTGGATGCCGCCGAACGGCTTCACCCATAATTTCGGCTCCGGCGCGGCGATCTATCTGATGCAGCCGGGCGCGGCGACCAAGGTGCGCACCTGGTGCCCGAGCCTCGGGGCGCAGCACGGCTTCCTCGTCACGCATAACGAGTCGATCTCGATCGCCGACTACTTCACCGTGCGCAACGGCGCGCAGGTCGCCTACCGGCCGACCTGCCACTACGCCTACCACCCCTGCAACGACGCCCTGCTGTCCTGGCACGAGATGTTCGGCAATGAGGGCAAGTTCTCCGGCGAGTGGTCGATCCTGACCGAGCACGAGATCGTCGACGGGCGCGACGAGCTCGGCGTGCTGCTCTATGGCCACGCCAGGAACGCCTATTGGTACGGCTCGCAGCTCACCATCGAGGAAGCCCGCGCGCTGGCGCCCTACCAGACCGCGACCGGGCTTCAGGTGACCTCGTCGGTGCTGGCGGGGATGGTGTGGGCGCTGGAGAACCCGGAGGCCGGCATCGTCGAGACCGACGAGATGGACTACCGGCGCTGCCTGGAAATCCAGAAGCCCTATCTCGGCACAGTGAAGGGCTATTACACCGACTGGAACCCGCTGGTCGGCCGCCCCGGCCTGTTCCCGGAGGATATCGACGAGAGCGATCCCTGGCAGTTCCGCAACGTGCTGGTGCGCTGA